From the Clostridium sp. Marseille-P299 genome, one window contains:
- a CDS encoding (2Fe-2S)-binding protein, translated as MANKGIICTVNNVEYSTIRKAMCEGARTIEEIAEKTGVCTTCEGCKENLEYIQSTLCGCKNVSMQTVIDAVNNGADTVEKVVELTGAGSQCGRCKALIQNVIELGR; from the coding sequence ATGGCAAACAAGGGTATTATATGTACTGTAAACAATGTTGAATATAGCACAATTCGTAAAGCAATGTGTGAGGGTGCACGTACAATAGAAGAAATAGCAGAAAAGACAGGAGTTTGTACTACCTGTGAAGGATGTAAAGAGAATCTTGAGTACATTCAATCTACATTATGCGGATGTAAAAATGTATCCATGCAAACTGTAATTGATGCAGTGAACAATGGAGCAGATACTGTAGAAAAAGTAGTTGAACTTACTGGTGCAGGTAGTCAATGTGGTAGATGTAAAGCATTGATTCAAAATGTAATTGAACTTGGTAGATAA
- the yqeK gene encoding bis(5'-nucleosyl)-tetraphosphatase (symmetrical) YqeK has translation MSLLSISALDEIQESVSSEIPKKRYYHTLSVAYLAVALAMCYGEDTSKAMAAGLLHDIAKYTTGEEAIRECREANLPVSEVEERNTFLLHSKLGAYYAEHKYGITDSDILAAISNHTTGRPNMSTLEKIVFLADYIEMRRNQPTTPSLAIIRETAFKQLDLAVFYALDNTLRYLSSTQREIDQLTVTTYEYYKKELNL, from the coding sequence ATGAGCTTACTTAGTATAAGTGCACTGGATGAAATTCAAGAAAGTGTTTCAAGTGAAATTCCAAAGAAACGTTATTATCATACTTTAAGTGTGGCATATTTAGCGGTAGCACTTGCTATGTGCTATGGTGAAGATACAAGTAAAGCTATGGCTGCAGGTTTGTTACACGATATCGCAAAATATACTACTGGTGAAGAGGCTATAAGAGAATGTAGAGAAGCGAATCTTCCAGTTTCTGAAGTGGAAGAGAGAAATACATTTTTACTTCATAGTAAGTTAGGTGCTTATTATGCAGAGCATAAATATGGAATTACGGATTCTGACATTTTAGCTGCAATATCCAATCATACGACTGGAAGGCCTAATATGTCAACACTTGAAAAAATCGTATTTTTAGCAGACTATATTGAGATGCGAAGAAATCAACCAACAACTCCTAGCCTTGCTATTATTAGAGAAACCGCATTTAAACAGCTAGATTTAGCGGTTTTTTATGCACTTGACAATACCTTGCGATATTTATCGAGTACACAAAGGGAAATTGATCAATTAACAGTGACAACATATGAATATTATAAAAAGGAGTTGAATCTATAA
- a CDS encoding winged helix-turn-helix transcriptional regulator, which translates to MSMKEFKSIKKLDDTPFGYTLSVIGGKWKMVILYWLIEVQPVRFNELQRLIGTISYKTLSVQLKELEDDGIIIRKEYPQIPPKVEYSLSPKGLSLYPIMESMCQWGEANKMGDSTK; encoded by the coding sequence ATGAGTATGAAGGAATTTAAATCTATAAAAAAGCTAGATGACACACCATTTGGCTATACTCTATCTGTAATCGGTGGGAAATGGAAAATGGTTATATTATATTGGTTAATTGAAGTTCAACCAGTTCGATTTAATGAATTACAACGATTAATAGGCACGATATCCTATAAAACTTTAAGTGTACAATTAAAAGAATTGGAAGATGACGGAATCATAATAAGAAAAGAATATCCTCAAATCCCACCTAAGGTTGAATACTCCTTATCACCAAAGGGATTATCTTTATATCCAATTATGGAATCTATGTGCCAGTGGGGAGAGGCAAACAAGATGGGAGATTCTACAAAATAA
- the lexA gene encoding transcriptional repressor LexA: MSYGKISSKQKEILEYLKAQIINRGYPPAVREICEAVHLKSTSSVHSHLETLEKNGYIRRDPSKPRAIEIVDDNFNISRREVVNVPLVGTVTAGQPILAVENIDGYFPIPTEYMPNEETFMLRVKGDSMINAGIFNGDKILVQKQTYANNGDFVVALLDDSVTVKTFYKEGDHYRLQPENDFMDPIIVTEVQILGKVIGLFRMF, from the coding sequence ATGAGTTATGGTAAGATAAGTTCCAAACAAAAAGAAATACTTGAATATTTAAAAGCTCAAATTATAAATAGAGGATACCCACCTGCTGTAAGAGAGATTTGTGAAGCAGTTCATTTAAAATCAACATCATCAGTTCACTCTCATTTAGAAACACTTGAGAAGAATGGTTACATAAGACGTGATCCATCCAAACCAAGAGCAATTGAAATTGTCGATGATAATTTTAATATCTCACGTCGAGAAGTTGTTAATGTACCACTTGTAGGTACCGTTACTGCTGGTCAACCTATCTTAGCAGTTGAAAACATTGATGGGTACTTTCCTATTCCAACCGAATATATGCCAAACGAGGAAACCTTTATGTTACGTGTAAAGGGTGATAGTATGATCAATGCAGGTATCTTTAATGGCGATAAGATACTTGTACAAAAGCAAACTTATGCTAACAATGGTGACTTTGTAGTTGCATTATTAGATGATTCTGTAACGGTAAAAACATTTTATAAAGAAGGGGATCATTATCGTTTACAACCAGAGAATGATTTTATGGACCCAATCATCGTTACTGAAGTTCAAATATTAGGTAAAGTTATAGGTTTATTTCGTATGTTTTAA
- a CDS encoding ribosomal-processing cysteine protease Prp produces the protein MVKVSIYNNDEGRIYGFSCSGHAGYAEYGQDIVCAAASALVINAMNSIDTFSSDTYEYNVEEESGTVEFKIVSTLSSVSELLLNSLVLGLQGIMEEYGQEYIQIIS, from the coding sequence ATGGTTAAAGTATCAATTTATAATAATGATGAAGGCAGAATTTACGGATTTTCATGTAGTGGACATGCGGGATATGCTGAATATGGTCAGGATATCGTATGTGCAGCTGCATCAGCTCTTGTAATTAATGCCATGAATTCCATTGATACATTTTCATCGGATACTTATGAATATAACGTGGAAGAAGAAAGCGGAACGGTTGAATTCAAAATTGTCTCTACTCTAAGTTCAGTATCAGAATTGTTATTGAATTCTTTAGTCCTTGGACTCCAAGGAATTATGGAAGAGTACGGACAGGAATATATTCAGATTATTTCATAG
- a CDS encoding kinase to dihydroxyacetone kinase yields the protein MLEFKFDTQLLIEGHDLSEDKINEYITQNFEGDCLLVVGDEDLIKIHFHTNSPWKVLEYCSTLGDIYDIVVENMERQENGLQG from the coding sequence ATGCTTGAATTTAAATTTGATACTCAATTATTAATCGAAGGTCATGATCTTTCGGAAGATAAAATCAATGAATATATTACACAAAATTTTGAAGGCGATTGTTTACTTGTCGTTGGAGATGAAGATTTGATAAAAATACATTTTCATACCAATTCCCCATGGAAGGTATTGGAGTACTGCTCCACTCTAGGCGATATCTACGATATTGTTGTAGAAAACATGGAGCGTCAAGAAAATGGATTACAAGGCTAA
- a CDS encoding TIGR03936 family radical SAM-associated protein produces MNVRVKFSKYGAMKFIGHLDVMRFFQKAIRRAELDVVYSNGFNPHQVMSFASPLGVGLTSDGEYLDVELNTIEDKESMIRRFNEQMTEGFLITDLSVIPDPLPNQRRETAMSLVAAADYLVSVKDGYELNEDGKALSKEEFELKIKEFLEKDSITVLKKSKKSERELDIKPFIYGFGVNESEFLQATANFPRELGLAHADRYENGKRVFLQLSAGSVTNIKPELIIEAFCNSIGVEYNPLAYQIHRMDMFADVSRRGMTQVMLEKATAEGTLPERQLISLLSINE; encoded by the coding sequence ATGAATGTAAGAGTTAAATTTTCAAAATATGGAGCCATGAAGTTCATTGGACATTTGGACGTTATGAGATTTTTTCAAAAAGCAATCAGACGTGCAGAGTTAGATGTTGTGTATAGTAACGGATTTAATCCACATCAAGTTATGTCATTTGCATCTCCACTTGGCGTTGGTTTAACAAGTGATGGAGAGTATTTGGATGTTGAATTAAATACAATCGAGGATAAGGAAAGTATGATCCGACGTTTTAATGAACAAATGACGGAAGGATTTTTAATTACAGACCTTAGCGTAATTCCAGATCCATTGCCAAATCAGAGACGTGAAACAGCGATGTCTTTAGTAGCGGCAGCAGACTATTTGGTTTCTGTTAAGGATGGCTACGAACTAAACGAAGATGGAAAGGCTTTAAGTAAAGAAGAATTTGAATTAAAGATAAAAGAATTCTTAGAAAAAGATAGCATTACGGTTTTAAAGAAATCTAAAAAATCAGAACGTGAGTTAGACATAAAACCATTTATCTATGGATTTGGTGTAAATGAATCAGAATTTTTACAAGCTACTGCTAACTTTCCTAGAGAATTAGGTTTAGCCCATGCAGATCGTTATGAGAATGGAAAACGAGTGTTTCTACAATTGTCTGCTGGTAGTGTAACGAACATTAAACCAGAATTAATTATTGAAGCGTTTTGTAATTCTATAGGTGTAGAATACAATCCACTTGCTTACCAAATTCATAGAATGGATATGTTTGCGGATGTTTCAAGACGTGGCATGACACAAGTTATGCTTGAAAAAGCGACTGCAGAAGGAACTTTACCTGAAAGACAATTGATATCTTTGCTAAGCATTAATGAATAA
- the rplU gene encoding 50S ribosomal protein L21 — MYAIIATGGKQYKVAEGDIIKVEKLGVEAGATVSFDEVLVVNNGQLVVGNPTVAGASVSATVVEEGKNKKVIVYRYKRKSGYHKKNGHRQAYTKVKIEKINA; from the coding sequence ATGTACGCGATTATAGCAACAGGTGGTAAACAGTACAAAGTAGCCGAAGGCGATATCATTAAAGTAGAAAAGCTTGGTGTAGAAGCTGGTGCAACTGTTTCTTTTGATGAAGTACTTGTTGTAAACAATGGTCAGTTAGTAGTAGGAAATCCTACAGTAGCTGGTGCTAGTGTTTCTGCAACAGTAGTTGAAGAAGGCAAGAACAAAAAAGTTATTGTCTACAGATACAAGAGAAAGTCTGGATATCATAAGAAGAATGGTCACAGACAGGCTTATACCAAGGTTAAGATTGAAAAAATCAATGCTTAA
- the yhbY gene encoding ribosome assembly RNA-binding protein YhbY has translation MTLTSKQRAYLKGLAMNIDPIFQVGKSSVSPELTNGISDALEARELIKISVLKNCLDDPREIASVLSERTKSTVVQVIGKKIVLYRESKDKKKIELPKA, from the coding sequence ATGACATTAACAAGCAAGCAAAGAGCATATTTAAAAGGTTTGGCAATGAACATTGATCCAATTTTTCAAGTTGGAAAATCAAGTGTTTCGCCAGAACTTACCAATGGGATTAGTGATGCATTAGAAGCAAGAGAATTGATTAAAATATCAGTATTGAAAAATTGTCTTGATGATCCTCGTGAGATTGCAAGTGTATTATCAGAGAGAACAAAATCTACTGTAGTACAAGTAATTGGTAAGAAAATAGTTTTATATCGTGAATCAAAAGATAAGAAAAAGATTGAACTTCCAAAAGCATAA
- the obgE gene encoding GTPase ObgE produces the protein MFADSANIYIRSGKGGDGHVSFRREPYVPAGGPDGGDGGKGGDIIFEVDEGLNTLVDFRFKRKFSAMDGENGGKQRCSGKDGEDLVLKVPEGTVIKETESGKVIADMSHGNRREVILRGGRGGKGNQHYATATMQVPKYAQPGQKPQELNVTLELKVIADVGLVGFPNVGKSTFLSRVTNAKPKIANYHFTTLNPNLGVVDLNDTEGFVIADIPGLIEGASEGIGLGHEFLKHIERTKVIIHLVDAAGTEGRDPVDDIKKINNELVSYNEELLQKPQVIAANKIDVLFGEEEEEAIQRIKDAFESEGIQVFPISAVSGKGVKELLYHVNEMLKGIEEKPIVFEREYFPENLTQSEEPYSVTFDEAENVYVVEGPRIERMLGYTNIDSEKGFEFFQRFLKDNGILDELEALGIQEGDTVRMYGLEFDYYK, from the coding sequence ATGTTTGCAGATAGTGCTAATATCTATATCCGCTCAGGCAAAGGTGGCGATGGACATGTCAGCTTTCGAAGAGAGCCATACGTTCCTGCTGGTGGACCGGACGGCGGTGACGGTGGAAAAGGCGGAGATATCATATTTGAGGTGGACGAAGGATTAAATACACTCGTAGATTTTCGTTTTAAAAGAAAGTTTTCTGCTATGGACGGTGAGAATGGCGGCAAACAACGCTGTTCTGGCAAAGACGGTGAAGATTTAGTTTTAAAAGTACCAGAAGGTACTGTAATTAAAGAAACAGAAAGCGGCAAAGTAATTGCCGATATGTCTCATGGAAACCGTCGTGAAGTTATTTTACGTGGTGGAAGAGGCGGAAAAGGTAATCAGCATTATGCTACAGCTACAATGCAGGTTCCAAAATATGCGCAACCAGGTCAAAAACCTCAAGAATTAAACGTGACTTTAGAGTTAAAGGTGATTGCTGATGTTGGATTAGTTGGTTTCCCTAATGTAGGTAAATCAACATTTTTATCTCGTGTTACAAATGCAAAGCCAAAGATTGCAAATTATCATTTCACAACTTTAAATCCAAATCTTGGTGTTGTAGATTTAAACGATACGGAAGGATTTGTAATTGCAGATATTCCTGGATTAATTGAGGGTGCATCCGAAGGGATTGGCCTTGGACATGAATTCTTAAAGCATATTGAAAGAACAAAAGTTATCATCCATCTTGTAGATGCTGCTGGTACAGAAGGTCGTGATCCAGTGGATGATATTAAAAAGATAAATAATGAATTAGTATCCTATAATGAAGAATTGTTGCAAAAACCACAGGTAATTGCCGCAAATAAAATAGATGTGTTATTTGGTGAAGAAGAGGAAGAAGCAATCCAAAGAATTAAGGATGCGTTTGAATCTGAAGGAATTCAGGTATTTCCAATTTCTGCTGTTAGTGGTAAAGGAGTAAAAGAGTTACTTTATCATGTGAATGAAATGCTAAAAGGTATTGAAGAAAAACCAATAGTATTTGAACGTGAATACTTCCCAGAAAACTTAACTCAAAGTGAGGAACCATATAGCGTAACATTTGATGAGGCTGAAAACGTTTATGTAGTGGAAGGCCCTAGAATTGAACGTATGTTAGGTTATACAAATATAGATTCTGAAAAAGGATTTGAATTCTTCCAACGTTTCCTTAAGGACAATGGAATTCTTGATGAATTAGAGGCTCTAGGCATTCAGGAAGGCGATACCGTTCGAATGTATGGTTTAGAGTTTGATTATTATAAATAA
- the ybaK gene encoding Cys-tRNA(Pro) deacylase: MVKTNAMRLLEQANVNFTTIEYEVDEANLSGTHVAEQTGQPVEQVFKTLVTKGEKKGYMVFCIPVAEELNLKKAANIVGDKKIELIPVKDLLSLTGYIRGGCSPVGMKKKFPTYIDETAILFDEIIISAGVRGCQMVVNREQIVNYLEAELADFVM; the protein is encoded by the coding sequence ATGGTTAAAACAAATGCAATGCGTTTACTTGAACAAGCAAATGTAAATTTTACAACAATAGAATATGAAGTAGATGAAGCAAATCTTTCTGGGACACATGTCGCAGAGCAAACGGGACAACCCGTAGAACAGGTATTTAAAACTTTAGTAACGAAAGGCGAGAAGAAGGGATACATGGTTTTTTGTATTCCTGTAGCCGAAGAATTAAACTTAAAAAAGGCAGCAAATATTGTTGGCGATAAGAAAATAGAACTGATTCCTGTGAAAGATCTGCTTTCACTTACTGGTTATATTCGCGGAGGTTGCTCCCCAGTAGGTATGAAGAAGAAATTTCCTACCTATATAGATGAAACTGCAATATTATTTGATGAAATTATAATAAGTGCAGGTGTCAGGGGCTGTCAAATGGTAGTTAACCGAGAACAAATCGTTAACTATCTAGAGGCTGAACTGGCAGATTTCGTTATGTAA
- the rpmA gene encoding 50S ribosomal protein L27 — MFKMNLQLFAHKKGVGSTKNGRDSESKRLGAKRADGQFVLAGNILYRQRGTKIHPGVNVGRGGDDTLFALVDGVLKFERKGRDKKQASVYPVEAK; from the coding sequence ATGTTTAAGATGAACCTTCAATTATTCGCTCATAAAAAGGGTGTTGGTTCTACTAAGAACGGTAGAGATTCCGAATCCAAGAGACTTGGTGCTAAGAGAGCTGATGGTCAGTTCGTTTTAGCTGGAAACATCCTTTACAGACAACGTGGTACAAAGATTCACCCAGGCGTTAACGTTGGACGTGGTGGTGATGATACATTATTTGCTTTAGTAGACGGAGTACTTAAGTTCGAAAGAAAAGGTAGAGACAAGAAGCAAGCTAGTGTTTACCCAGTAGAAGCAAAATAA
- the rsfS gene encoding ribosome silencing factor, which translates to MNQSKEMALLAYNALEDKKSEDIRVIEIGNISVIADYFIIANGNSSSQVTAMVDAVEEALGRKGFEPKRIEGVHSSGWVLMDYGDVVVHIFSKEDRLFYDLERIWRDGNTVSLEDLKK; encoded by the coding sequence ATGAATCAATCAAAAGAAATGGCATTATTAGCATATAATGCGCTTGAAGATAAAAAATCTGAAGATATTAGAGTAATTGAAATTGGAAATATCTCAGTTATTGCTGATTATTTTATTATTGCCAATGGTAATAGTTCTTCTCAAGTAACTGCCATGGTAGACGCAGTAGAAGAAGCACTTGGAAGAAAAGGTTTTGAACCAAAGAGAATTGAAGGTGTTCATTCTTCTGGATGGGTTTTAATGGACTACGGCGATGTAGTTGTTCACATCTTTTCTAAGGAAGATCGTTTATTCTATGATTTAGAAAGAATCTGGAGAGACGGTAATACTGTATCCTTAGAAGATTTAAAGAAATAA
- a CDS encoding TIGR04076 family protein, translating into MKKCKIEVLKTTFDKELAEEYGCKGLGKCPMHKVGDVFYGDYAKPEGLCDEAWKAMYQYVFALSHGSDIFYYGDWIDKPGVAICSCNDGLRPVIFKITATDETSEINYTPVN; encoded by the coding sequence ATGAAAAAGTGTAAAATTGAAGTACTTAAAACAACCTTTGACAAAGAATTAGCTGAAGAATATGGGTGCAAAGGCTTAGGTAAATGTCCTATGCATAAGGTAGGCGATGTCTTCTACGGAGATTACGCAAAACCGGAAGGATTATGTGACGAAGCGTGGAAAGCTATGTACCAATATGTATTCGCTCTTTCCCATGGCAGTGATATCTTTTATTATGGAGACTGGATTGATAAACCAGGTGTGGCGATTTGTAGTTGTAACGACGGTCTTAGACCCGTTATCTTTAAAATAACAGCAACGGATGAAACTTCTGAAATAAACTATACGCCGGTAAACTAA
- the nadD gene encoding nicotinate-nucleotide adenylyltransferase, whose product MKKVGIMGGTFNPIHYAHLILAESAYEQYDLDEIIFLPSNQPAYKSLREIVSNEHRKNMIQLAIEDNPHFSFSTVEFEREGNTYTADTLLQLTKEYPDVMFYFIIGGDSLFQLEHWNRPEVVLSLAEILAAGRGEKTEDEMLIKIDELNEKYQSNIQFLKVPTFDISSKMIRNHLKKGNSVKYFLPEKVISYIKENNLYK is encoded by the coding sequence ATGAAAAAAGTTGGTATCATGGGCGGAACATTTAATCCGATACATTATGCCCATTTGATTTTAGCAGAGAGCGCTTATGAGCAGTATGATTTGGACGAAATTATATTTTTGCCATCCAATCAGCCTGCTTATAAGTCTTTGCGAGAAATTGTGTCCAATGAGCATAGAAAAAATATGATTCAATTAGCGATTGAAGATAATCCCCATTTTTCTTTTTCAACCGTGGAATTTGAACGAGAAGGAAATACGTATACTGCAGATACCTTACTTCAATTAACAAAAGAATACCCGGATGTCATGTTTTACTTTATTATCGGTGGGGATTCTTTGTTTCAATTAGAACATTGGAATCGGCCAGAAGTAGTTCTCTCTCTAGCGGAGATTTTAGCTGCTGGAAGAGGCGAAAAAACAGAGGATGAAATGTTAATTAAAATAGATGAACTGAATGAAAAATATCAATCTAATATACAGTTTTTAAAAGTACCTACCTTTGATATTTCTTCGAAAATGATTCGTAATCATTTGAAAAAAGGCAATTCAGTGAAGTATTTTCTACCAGAAAAAGTAATATCCTATATTAAAGAAAATAATTTATATAAATAG
- a CDS encoding LysM peptidoglycan-binding domain-containing protein — MVQVNQRNNTMDKTITSLEVIFNRKVFGFVLIVSLVLLLSSVMSHNVFAQKSGVRKKTVTSILIEPGDTLWSIATKYYTEEYESIPVYIEEIKKSNRLYTEEIHAGKYIIVPYYYDVN; from the coding sequence ATGGTTCAGGTAAATCAAAGAAATAATACAATGGATAAAACGATAACATCACTAGAGGTGATTTTTAATCGAAAGGTATTTGGCTTTGTACTTATTGTTTCACTCGTTTTGTTATTATCATCTGTAATGTCACATAATGTTTTTGCTCAAAAATCAGGTGTAAGAAAAAAAACGGTTACATCAATATTAATAGAACCAGGCGATACTTTATGGAGTATTGCAACTAAATATTATACAGAAGAGTATGAAAGTATACCAGTTTACATAGAAGAGATTAAGAAAAGTAATAGATTGTATACCGAAGAAATTCATGCAGGAAAATACATTATTGTTCCTTATTATTATGATGTTAATTAA
- a CDS encoding ribonuclease E/G — protein sequence MGKKLIITKLNQKIISSLFEENELIQVNVEKEEEDSLLGNIYVGKVKNIVKNINAAFVEIEHGRMCYLSLNEVTHPIYTQEHKADHVRIGDELIVQISKEDVKTKAPVITTNINLTGKYVVLVHGKPGIGVSNKVENDKDRKRLRKLLEPFISGQYGFIIRTNACFVSEELIKNEIEVLLGLYENIKNYGIHRLRFSKIYETPKAYICSIRDGLSHEIENFITDDADMYSEMKEYLETYQKEDIHKLKLYTDPMLPLIKLYGIESKIENALKERVWLKSGGTLIIQPTEALVVIDVNTSKAVSGKKNVEETFLKINLEAAKEIAKQIRLRNLSGIIIVDFIDMKKEENKELLLNTLNEYLRQDPVKTMLIDMTALNLVEITRKKIRKPLYEQIK from the coding sequence ATGGGGAAGAAATTAATCATTACAAAGTTGAATCAAAAAATCATTTCCTCACTATTTGAAGAAAATGAATTGATTCAAGTGAATGTAGAAAAAGAAGAAGAGGATTCCTTACTTGGAAATATCTATGTTGGTAAAGTAAAGAACATAGTGAAGAATATCAACGCTGCTTTTGTAGAAATAGAACATGGCAGGATGTGTTATCTTTCGTTAAATGAGGTAACACATCCTATTTATACTCAGGAACATAAAGCAGATCATGTCCGTATTGGTGATGAATTGATTGTGCAAATATCCAAGGAGGATGTTAAGACGAAAGCACCTGTTATAACAACGAATATTAATTTAACAGGAAAATATGTTGTCTTAGTCCATGGAAAGCCTGGAATTGGTGTTTCTAATAAAGTAGAAAACGATAAAGATCGGAAACGTTTAAGAAAATTATTGGAACCTTTTATTTCTGGACAATATGGTTTTATTATTCGAACTAATGCATGCTTTGTATCAGAAGAGTTAATTAAGAATGAAATTGAAGTTCTTCTAGGCCTATATGAAAATATTAAAAATTATGGGATTCATCGCTTGCGTTTTTCTAAAATTTATGAAACACCAAAGGCTTATATTTGTTCCATTCGTGATGGATTATCCCATGAAATAGAGAATTTCATTACTGATGATGCAGATATGTATTCTGAGATGAAGGAATATCTTGAAACTTATCAAAAAGAGGATATTCATAAACTAAAATTATATACCGATCCGATGCTACCTTTGATTAAACTTTATGGTATTGAATCTAAAATAGAGAATGCGTTAAAAGAAAGGGTATGGTTAAAGAGTGGTGGAACACTAATCATACAACCAACGGAAGCTCTAGTAGTAATTGATGTTAATACAAGTAAAGCGGTATCAGGGAAAAAGAATGTGGAAGAAACCTTCTTAAAAATTAATTTAGAGGCAGCAAAAGAAATTGCAAAACAAATTCGTCTTCGTAATTTATCAGGCATTATTATTGTAGACTTTATTGATATGAAAAAAGAAGAGAATAAGGAACTTTTATTAAATACTTTAAACGAATATTTAAGACAAGATCCCGTAAAGACTATGCTTATTGATATGACTGCTCTAAATCTTGTAGAAATTACAAGAAAGAAGATTAGAAAACCACTTTATGAACAAATTAAGTAA